The proteins below are encoded in one region of Alistipes communis:
- a CDS encoding PKD-like family lipoprotein translates to MKRFFSLFLTAALAGAGFVSCSDDPEDQPVVPTDVEKVSGIETNYVLGLHEYLEITPDIELSNENESISYEWSIDYETVSTERNLSFKCDELLNDVNCYFKASSSTGAKIAEFKLSVTSPYDKGLLLLSQTGDGAMLTFKRLDIMATPASPYAFKDNNPTLSLGKEALALCWKGEGLTNLGNSIKDQDTEIILSSGNPTKVYVLNTNDMKVKTEITYNGEGEFHPNYVIYPYGVQNSLWEGELYWLGGGREYIMAADRNFITSTMEEMPEGAQFADMACSLVDTDMTRVYYNTASQKMVYISGVLGMVTEGTKACNVEPMNLIPCDGIYRDEEGGDHRYEPMNVILVGKQGSSTKIYRFTPENLTTTEEVLTEQDATGNILPTSATTANPAKPILYYSKGGDIYRFNYDGNNFDTEPYISLGDNFEVKQLVFNPYDVDTLYIAAEDTAETGEMKASLFIYDISDNSSAEKLFEDHKVGGTVRRLIYKGNGKENDERVAKSNSILSKFIR, encoded by the coding sequence ATGAAAAGATTTTTTTCGCTTTTTCTGACCGCCGCCCTCGCAGGCGCGGGTTTTGTATCCTGCTCGGACGACCCCGAAGACCAGCCGGTCGTACCGACCGACGTCGAGAAGGTGTCGGGCATCGAAACGAACTATGTCCTCGGACTGCACGAGTATCTCGAAATCACACCCGACATCGAACTCTCGAATGAAAACGAATCGATCAGCTACGAATGGAGCATCGATTACGAAACGGTCAGCACCGAGAGGAACCTCTCGTTCAAGTGCGACGAACTGCTCAACGACGTCAACTGCTATTTCAAGGCCAGCAGCTCGACGGGCGCCAAGATCGCGGAGTTCAAGCTGAGCGTCACCTCGCCCTACGACAAGGGACTTTTGCTGCTGAGCCAGACGGGCGACGGAGCGATGCTCACCTTCAAGCGACTCGACATCATGGCGACGCCCGCCAGCCCCTACGCTTTCAAGGACAACAATCCCACCCTTTCGCTGGGCAAGGAGGCGCTGGCGCTCTGCTGGAAAGGCGAAGGCCTGACCAATCTGGGCAACTCCATCAAAGATCAAGATACGGAAATCATCCTCAGCTCGGGCAATCCGACCAAGGTCTACGTGCTCAATACGAACGACATGAAGGTCAAGACCGAAATCACCTACAACGGCGAGGGCGAGTTCCATCCCAACTACGTCATTTACCCCTACGGCGTCCAGAACAGTCTGTGGGAAGGCGAACTCTACTGGCTCGGCGGCGGCCGCGAGTACATCATGGCCGCGGATCGCAATTTCATCACCTCCACCATGGAAGAGATGCCCGAAGGCGCACAGTTCGCCGATATGGCCTGCTCGCTGGTAGACACCGACATGACGCGCGTGTATTACAACACGGCAAGTCAGAAGATGGTCTACATATCGGGCGTATTGGGCATGGTGACCGAAGGGACGAAAGCCTGCAACGTCGAACCGATGAACCTGATCCCCTGCGACGGCATCTACCGCGACGAGGAGGGCGGAGATCACCGTTACGAACCCATGAACGTCATTCTCGTAGGCAAACAGGGCTCCTCGACCAAGATTTACCGCTTCACCCCCGAAAACCTCACGACCACGGAAGAGGTGCTCACCGAGCAGGACGCTACCGGCAACATTCTGCCGACCTCGGCGACGACGGCCAATCCCGCCAAACCGATCCTCTACTACTCGAAGGGCGGCGACATTTACCGCTTCAATTACGACGGTAACAATTTCGATACGGAACCCTATATTTCGCTGGGCGACAACTTCGAGGTAAAACAGCTCGTCTTCAACCCCTACGACGTCGACACGCTCTACATCGCCGCCGAAGACACCGCCGAAACGGGAGAGATGAAAGCCTCGCTGTTCATCTACGACATCTCGGACAATTCGTCGGCCGAAAAACTCTTCGAAGACCACAAGGTAGGCGGCACCGTCAGAAGACTGATCTACAAGGGAAACGGCAAGGAAAACGACGAGCGGGTGGCGAAAAGCAACTCGATTCTGAGCAAATTCATCCGATAG
- a CDS encoding DUF4843 domain-containing protein, producing the protein MKRRTLRYLVPVAALLAAAGCDYKESFPYQGDELIDFTTDSLYFSFGKEPFSVTEKTMEVGVEIVGSPVSHDRGYRIRIDPLRTTAQAGLHYDALEETRTIPAGASSTTIPVRVHRLELEDETVYTLRLELVETEDFRLGVIEGRAVSVCFTNRLDQPDWWTELSHWLGEYNVRKYQKFIELWGSPITKEDIEENKYAILRVFKEVKLYFEENPVYGVTFPDVEWPV; encoded by the coding sequence ATGAAACGCCGTACGCTAAGATACCTCGTTCCGGTGGCCGCGCTGCTCGCAGCGGCGGGTTGCGACTATAAGGAGAGCTTCCCCTACCAGGGCGACGAACTGATCGACTTCACGACCGATTCGCTCTACTTCTCCTTCGGCAAGGAACCCTTCTCGGTCACGGAAAAGACGATGGAAGTAGGCGTCGAGATCGTCGGATCGCCCGTGTCGCACGACCGCGGCTACCGCATCCGCATCGACCCGCTGCGCACGACGGCGCAGGCCGGACTGCATTACGACGCCCTCGAAGAAACGCGCACGATTCCCGCCGGGGCTTCGTCGACGACGATTCCCGTGCGCGTCCACCGGCTCGAACTCGAAGACGAGACGGTCTACACGCTGCGGCTGGAACTCGTCGAAACGGAGGATTTCCGTCTCGGTGTCATCGAAGGCCGCGCCGTGTCGGTCTGCTTCACCAACCGGCTCGACCAGCCCGACTGGTGGACGGAACTATCGCACTGGCTCGGTGAATACAACGTGCGCAAATATCAGAAATTCATCGAACTGTGGGGCAGCCCCATCACGAAGGAAGACATCGAGGAGAACAAATACGCCATCCTGCGCGTCTTCAAGGAGGTGAAACTCTATTTCGAGGAGAATCCCGTCTACGGGGTCACTTTCCCCGATGTGGAGTGGCCCGTCTGA
- a CDS encoding RagB/SusD family nutrient uptake outer membrane protein, whose product MERIPIRITALLVMTTLAACDFLDIDTPGIVNRDKMFENEQGFIDAMNGVYASMADADLYGEQLSFGFVDEIAQLYYNDYEANETTLTKTFDLRYRDEDVRPQIDAIWSKAYNTIASANSVLDNISGHDFAILPRIRGEALTVRAFLHFDLLRLFAPNIERGDEQAIPYVEHFSISPVERSTVREVYERIVADLTEAYGLLRDAQPASGRTPEELYVSQYAAAALLARVCNWGGDHETAERYALEALKGPFAFIREEQIKNLFLGYTARTECIWGLHAPDMYLDVRSRLYPTRLTDELDMVRDNYQTIFRVSSFTSTNNDYRYQSYFTRTKWEHSVVLLTKFYDKYYDEEQIVPSGRIPGPNLVRLPELYYILAESVYDRDPAAALEYLNTVVTARGLHPIEAADIATPASFREELLNEIMKEFWGEGQIFATYKRFNLPMEGVNGKEHPATDDTYLLPLPESEESAGID is encoded by the coding sequence ATGGAACGCATCCCGATCCGCATAACCGCACTGCTGGTAATGACGACTCTCGCCGCCTGCGATTTTCTGGACATCGACACGCCGGGAATCGTCAACCGCGACAAGATGTTCGAGAACGAACAGGGATTCATCGACGCCATGAACGGCGTCTACGCCTCGATGGCCGACGCCGACCTCTACGGCGAACAGCTCTCGTTCGGATTCGTCGACGAAATCGCGCAACTCTACTACAACGACTACGAAGCCAACGAGACGACGCTGACCAAGACCTTCGACCTGCGCTACCGCGACGAAGACGTGCGCCCGCAGATCGACGCCATCTGGTCGAAAGCCTACAACACGATCGCCTCGGCCAACAGCGTGCTGGACAACATCTCCGGACACGACTTCGCAATTCTGCCGCGCATCCGCGGCGAAGCGCTGACCGTGCGCGCCTTCCTGCATTTCGACCTGCTCAGACTCTTCGCGCCCAACATCGAACGCGGCGACGAGCAGGCGATCCCCTACGTCGAGCATTTCTCGATCTCCCCTGTCGAACGGAGCACGGTGCGCGAGGTCTACGAACGCATCGTCGCCGACCTGACGGAGGCCTACGGACTGCTGCGGGATGCGCAGCCGGCTTCGGGGCGCACGCCCGAGGAGCTCTACGTCTCGCAATACGCCGCCGCCGCACTGCTGGCGCGCGTCTGCAACTGGGGCGGCGACCACGAAACGGCCGAACGCTACGCCCTCGAAGCGCTGAAAGGACCGTTCGCCTTCATTCGCGAGGAGCAGATCAAGAACCTCTTTCTGGGTTATACGGCACGCACGGAGTGCATCTGGGGACTGCACGCTCCCGACATGTATCTCGACGTCCGCAGCCGGCTCTACCCCACGCGGCTCACCGACGAACTCGACATGGTACGCGACAACTACCAGACGATCTTCCGCGTGTCGTCGTTCACGTCGACCAACAACGACTACCGTTACCAGAGCTATTTCACCCGCACCAAATGGGAGCACTCGGTGGTGTTGCTCACCAAGTTCTACGACAAATACTACGACGAGGAGCAGATCGTCCCTTCGGGGCGCATCCCGGGGCCGAATCTGGTGCGTCTGCCCGAGCTGTACTACATTCTGGCCGAATCGGTCTACGACCGCGATCCGGCCGCTGCGCTCGAATATCTGAATACCGTGGTGACGGCACGCGGCCTGCACCCGATCGAGGCGGCCGACATCGCCACGCCAGCGAGCTTCCGCGAAGAGCTTCTCAACGAGATCATGAAGGAGTTCTGGGGCGAAGGTCAGATTTTCGCCACCTACAAACGTTTCAACCTGCCGATGGAGGGCGTGAACGGCAAGGAGCACCCCGCCACCGACGACACCTACCTGCTGCCGCTCCCCGAAAGCGAGGAATCGGCGGGCATCGACTGA
- a CDS encoding SusC/RagA family TonB-linked outer membrane protein: protein MSLRPHITFLTRLATFLPLFATIAAFGQQSAGTFRIAGSVTDYATGEPVVGANVVAYDAGGRPHGAAVGADGRFAFNCPTKAATLRVSMLGYRNETVKLVPGRTDYDIRLREAPSDVGEVVVTGFVDKKRESYTGATHVIQRQEIENMVHTNVLNIIQLQTPGFEIFDDIANGSDPNKIPDMVLRGRSSFIEGDQTNVPLFILDGTEVDISYVFDMPSDDIESISVLKDASATSFYGSKAANGVVVITTRPTQAGRLQVNYSGNFQVSIPDLSDYRLLNAREKLEYERQAGVYGDFTGSSNTDVTNQKSYYEKLDRVNAGVNTDWKRMALRTGFNHIHNLMLSGGSQDFRYNVSGSYNSTTGVMDESDKQTASLRINLTYGDMNKLFFQNIASLTQSDSNDVPYGSFSDYVSLNPYDRPYNDDGSLNSVLSFNTANPLYEKSLSSYIRNTSGSFIDTFRVRWNILKGLRVEASLSYTQTKSEGETFYSPLSQQFNNTIDANKKGSFDVSNGTTHNLSGNAFAVYNKAWNRRGGDASDLLSLTAGFNIESTRSESHSFSALGILSDKLEHPSMATGYAESRPGGSEDRSRMLGFYVNANYIWHNRYFVDLSFRYEGSSKFGADNKYAPFGSLGLGWNLHKERFLKGSAVSLLKLRMSMGYVGNAGFSPYQAQLAYQYSSSLQYNGGIGAVPVSMVNPRLKWERSLKRNLGLDFGLWRDRLNGSVDVYYDTTNDLVMDISKPAHIGFTSAKENLGKIRNSGIELSLRGNVLQRKHTNLNLFLNLSHNRNRIVEISDYLKNKNAENEANATSSLPAAFYEEGESMTALKVMRSAGINPANGKEVFIDRDGNPTYEYDYRDKYVAGDTTPAVQGSFGLSMSWRSFDLSMNFAYRLGASIYNQTLATKVEGASPTSNADRRVFYDRWKAPGDKARYKNIANRETTPPTDRFVATEYALEGSSLKLSYTLPDAFCRWLHLRRVRISASTGDLFNISTIRRERGLDYPFARVFQASLTVNL, encoded by the coding sequence ATGTCGCTTCGACCTCACATAACTTTTCTAACCCGCCTCGCAACGTTTCTGCCGCTCTTCGCAACGATCGCCGCATTCGGGCAGCAATCCGCAGGAACGTTCCGCATAGCGGGCAGCGTGACGGACTACGCCACGGGAGAGCCCGTCGTCGGAGCCAACGTCGTGGCTTACGACGCAGGCGGCCGTCCCCACGGCGCTGCGGTCGGGGCGGACGGACGTTTCGCATTCAACTGCCCGACGAAAGCCGCGACGCTGCGCGTCTCGATGCTGGGATATCGCAACGAGACGGTCAAACTCGTTCCGGGACGCACCGACTACGACATCCGCCTGAGAGAGGCGCCGTCCGACGTCGGAGAGGTCGTGGTGACGGGATTCGTCGACAAGAAACGGGAGAGTTACACGGGCGCCACGCATGTCATCCAGCGGCAGGAGATCGAGAACATGGTACACACCAACGTGCTGAACATCATTCAACTCCAAACGCCCGGCTTCGAGATCTTCGACGATATCGCCAACGGTTCGGATCCCAACAAGATTCCCGACATGGTGCTCCGCGGACGAAGCAGTTTCATCGAAGGCGACCAGACCAACGTCCCGCTCTTCATCCTCGACGGCACGGAGGTGGACATCTCCTACGTCTTCGACATGCCCTCGGACGACATAGAGTCGATCTCGGTGCTCAAAGACGCTTCGGCCACCTCGTTCTACGGTTCGAAGGCGGCCAACGGCGTGGTGGTCATCACCACCCGCCCTACGCAAGCCGGCAGGCTCCAAGTCAACTATTCGGGCAATTTCCAGGTCAGCATCCCCGATCTGTCGGACTACCGGCTGCTCAACGCACGCGAAAAGCTCGAATACGAACGTCAGGCCGGCGTCTACGGCGATTTCACGGGCAGCAGCAATACCGACGTCACCAACCAGAAATCCTACTACGAAAAACTCGACCGGGTCAACGCCGGCGTCAACACTGACTGGAAGCGAATGGCGCTGCGCACGGGATTCAACCACATCCATAATCTGATGCTCTCGGGCGGCAGCCAAGATTTCCGTTACAACGTGTCGGGCAGCTACAACTCCACGACGGGCGTGATGGACGAGTCGGACAAGCAGACGGCATCGCTGCGCATCAACCTCACCTACGGCGACATGAACAAGCTCTTCTTCCAAAACATCGCTTCGCTCACGCAGAGCGATTCGAACGACGTGCCCTACGGAAGCTTCTCGGACTACGTGTCGCTCAATCCCTACGATCGCCCCTACAACGACGACGGCTCGCTCAACAGCGTCCTCTCGTTCAATACGGCCAATCCGCTCTACGAAAAGTCGCTGAGCAGCTACATCCGCAACACGTCGGGCAGTTTCATCGACACGTTCCGCGTGCGCTGGAACATTCTCAAAGGGCTGCGCGTCGAAGCGTCGCTGTCGTACACCCAGACCAAGAGCGAAGGCGAGACCTTCTACTCGCCCCTCTCGCAACAGTTCAACAACACGATCGACGCGAACAAGAAGGGCAGTTTCGACGTATCCAACGGCACGACGCACAACCTGTCGGGAAACGCCTTCGCCGTCTACAACAAAGCATGGAACCGGCGAGGAGGAGACGCCTCCGACCTGCTCAGCCTCACGGCTGGATTCAACATCGAATCGACCCGTTCAGAAAGCCACTCTTTCTCGGCGCTGGGCATCCTTTCGGACAAACTCGAACACCCCTCGATGGCCACGGGATACGCCGAAAGCCGCCCGGGCGGCAGCGAAGACCGTTCGCGTATGCTCGGATTCTACGTCAACGCCAACTACATCTGGCACAACCGCTATTTCGTCGATCTCTCGTTCCGTTACGAGGGCTCCTCGAAATTCGGCGCCGACAACAAGTACGCCCCCTTCGGATCGCTGGGGCTCGGCTGGAACCTTCACAAGGAAAGGTTCCTCAAAGGGAGCGCCGTCTCGCTGCTCAAACTGCGCATGAGCATGGGTTACGTCGGCAACGCCGGATTCAGCCCTTATCAGGCGCAGCTGGCCTACCAATACAGCTCCTCGCTCCAATACAACGGCGGAATCGGCGCCGTGCCCGTCTCGATGGTCAACCCCCGTCTGAAATGGGAACGCAGTCTCAAACGCAATCTCGGCCTCGATTTCGGACTGTGGCGCGACCGCCTCAACGGCAGCGTCGACGTCTACTACGACACGACCAACGATCTGGTGATGGACATTTCCAAACCGGCGCATATCGGATTCACGAGCGCCAAGGAGAACCTCGGCAAGATCCGCAACAGCGGTATCGAACTGTCGCTGCGCGGGAACGTGCTGCAACGCAAACACACGAATCTGAACCTCTTCCTCAATCTGAGCCACAACCGCAACCGGATCGTCGAGATCAGCGACTACCTGAAAAACAAGAACGCCGAGAACGAAGCCAACGCCACCTCGTCGCTTCCGGCCGCCTTCTACGAAGAAGGCGAGTCGATGACGGCACTCAAAGTGATGCGCTCGGCGGGAATCAATCCGGCCAACGGCAAGGAGGTCTTCATCGACCGCGACGGCAATCCCACCTACGAATACGACTACCGCGACAAGTACGTCGCGGGCGACACGACCCCCGCCGTACAGGGATCGTTCGGACTCTCGATGAGCTGGCGCTCGTTCGACCTCTCGATGAATTTCGCCTACCGGCTCGGCGCGAGCATCTACAACCAGACCCTCGCCACGAAGGTCGAGGGCGCCTCCCCGACCTCCAACGCCGACCGGCGAGTATTCTACGACCGCTGGAAGGCTCCGGGCGACAAGGCGCGTTACAAGAACATCGCCAACCGCGAAACGACGCCTCCGACCGACCGTTTCGTGGCCACGGAGTATGCGCTCGAAGGCTCGTCGCTCAAACTCTCCTACACGCTGCCGGACGCCTTCTGCCGCTGGCTGCATCTGCGGCGCGTCCGCATCTCCGCCTCGACGGGCGACCTGTTCAACATCTCGACGATCCGCCGCGAACGCGGACTGGACTATCCGTTCGCCCGCGTCTTTCAGGCGTCGCTGACCGTAAATCTCTGA